From a single Kitasatospora sp. NBC_00458 genomic region:
- a CDS encoding AfsR/SARP family transcriptional regulator, giving the protein MRAHRGATALKVGSPQQQAMLAVLLLRPGHSASATDLIAALWGEEPPNAAMTTVRTYAWRWRKILDGAVEGGATTGGTTGGTGTAGGTGTGTGSSDDKAPSLLVSMGDGYRLVLPKLAVDTAEAESLAAEAERTARADPLRARDLLNQALELWQGEPLAGIPGPFAERHRQRLEELRLTLLEERIGLDLALGRYSRCIPELTALTTEHPLHERAYGLLMRALYQAGRQADALAVFRGVRQLFLAELGVGPGTELDQLHRRILEGDPALAAPAAPEPVAAVPAAAGGGPEAAGAEADGREEPGEERGTARPAAAPPRPAQLPPDAADFTGRTAPVRVLDGALGAPSAQALVIATVVGMGGVGKTALALHVAHRVRDAYPDGQLYVDLRGSDPVPADPEAVLSGFLVALGVAADVVPDGLDARSALFRSVVDGRRLLLVLDNAKDAAQIRPLLPGAVGCAVLTTGRTRPAGLPATVQVDLDVFQPAEALDLLGRTIGAERLAAEPEAARELVVACGHLPLAVRIVAARLAARPGWTVGTLSRRLQVERRRIDELRIGDLAVAAAFELSYRQLTADQSRAFRLVASVDGPDIGLAAAAALLDLDEYDAEDLLEALVDVAMVESPFPGRYRYHDLLRAFARRRPAEGAQPDGDHGEAVAARDRLLDHLLATACTAFQHAVPGDPAAGALGPARSPGVPLTGRDAAREWAAAERAGAVALAAQVAAHAGASAEATLAGATTTGASTSAAAAPGHGAAGGGGTGGAGGADVPEGADGAALRAAIDLLIALTPFVLTPPSRQLAATADALAEAAARHRDVRAEGRAHFLRGNVALAATRLDAAEAAARQASDAARAAGDTVILRQALNDLGLICQFLSRYDEAVDHYDEALLLANELGHRSGALVTTVNAALARVRSGRADEAVAICHEALAELRTRQDDPGRAYTLYVLGLALHALGRHEEAVTWFGECLTVAVGAGLRDRAAHARYRLADSLRSLGRTDEALEHAGQALALCEELGAERDQAQALVVLGRSLADLGRGAEAGARLRQAFEIFGRLGLPEAAEVARLLAEPAFALVDP; this is encoded by the coding sequence ATGCGGGCGCACCGCGGCGCGACGGCGCTGAAGGTGGGCAGTCCGCAGCAGCAGGCGATGCTGGCCGTCCTCCTGTTGCGGCCGGGCCATTCGGCGAGCGCCACCGACCTGATCGCGGCGCTCTGGGGAGAGGAGCCGCCGAACGCGGCGATGACCACCGTCCGCACCTACGCGTGGCGGTGGCGGAAGATCCTGGACGGCGCCGTGGAGGGCGGCGCGACGACCGGCGGGACGACCGGCGGAACAGGCACCGCCGGCGGAACAGGCACCGGCACCGGCAGCAGTGACGACAAGGCGCCGAGCCTCCTGGTGTCGATGGGCGACGGCTACCGCCTCGTCCTGCCCAAACTCGCGGTGGACACCGCCGAGGCCGAGTCGCTGGCCGCCGAGGCCGAGCGGACGGCCCGGGCGGATCCGCTGCGCGCCCGCGACCTGCTCAACCAGGCGCTGGAACTGTGGCAGGGCGAGCCGCTCGCCGGCATCCCCGGACCGTTCGCGGAGCGGCACCGGCAGCGGCTGGAGGAGCTGCGGCTGACCCTCCTGGAGGAGCGGATCGGCCTCGACCTCGCGCTCGGCCGCTACTCGCGCTGCATCCCGGAGCTGACCGCGCTCACCACCGAACACCCGCTGCACGAGCGGGCGTACGGGCTGCTGATGCGCGCCCTCTACCAGGCCGGGCGGCAGGCGGACGCACTCGCGGTGTTCCGGGGCGTGCGGCAGCTGTTCCTCGCGGAGCTGGGCGTCGGGCCGGGCACCGAGCTGGACCAGCTGCACCGGCGGATCCTGGAGGGGGACCCGGCACTGGCCGCCCCCGCCGCGCCGGAGCCGGTGGCCGCCGTACCCGCGGCGGCGGGCGGCGGCCCCGAGGCCGCCGGGGCGGAGGCGGACGGCCGGGAGGAGCCCGGCGAGGAGCGCGGGACGGCCCGTCCGGCCGCCGCACCACCGCGCCCGGCGCAGCTGCCGCCGGACGCCGCCGACTTCACCGGTCGGACGGCGCCGGTCCGGGTGCTGGACGGGGCGCTCGGGGCGCCCTCCGCGCAGGCCCTGGTGATCGCGACCGTGGTCGGCATGGGCGGGGTCGGCAAGACCGCGCTGGCGCTGCACGTCGCGCACCGCGTCCGGGACGCCTACCCGGACGGCCAGCTGTACGTGGACCTGCGCGGCTCGGACCCCGTCCCGGCCGATCCGGAGGCGGTGCTCAGCGGGTTCCTGGTGGCGCTCGGCGTGGCGGCCGACGTCGTCCCGGACGGACTGGACGCGCGGTCGGCGCTGTTCCGCTCGGTGGTGGACGGGCGGCGGCTGCTGCTGGTCCTGGACAACGCCAAGGACGCCGCGCAGATCCGGCCGCTGCTGCCCGGCGCGGTCGGCTGCGCGGTGCTCACCACCGGGCGCACCCGGCCGGCCGGGCTGCCCGCCACCGTCCAGGTCGACCTGGACGTGTTCCAGCCCGCGGAGGCGCTGGACCTGCTCGGCCGCACCATCGGCGCCGAGCGGCTGGCCGCCGAACCGGAGGCGGCGCGGGAGCTGGTGGTGGCCTGCGGGCACCTGCCGCTCGCGGTCCGGATCGTGGCCGCCCGGCTGGCCGCCCGGCCCGGCTGGACGGTGGGGACGCTCAGCCGCCGCCTCCAGGTGGAGCGGCGGCGGATCGACGAGCTGCGGATCGGGGACCTCGCGGTCGCGGCGGCCTTCGAACTGAGCTACCGCCAGCTGACCGCCGACCAGTCCCGGGCGTTCCGGCTGGTCGCCTCGGTGGACGGGCCGGACATCGGCCTGGCCGCGGCCGCCGCGCTGCTGGACCTCGACGAGTACGACGCCGAGGACCTGCTGGAGGCGCTGGTGGACGTGGCGATGGTGGAGTCGCCGTTCCCCGGCCGGTACCGCTACCACGACCTGCTGCGGGCGTTCGCCCGGCGGCGGCCGGCGGAGGGCGCGCAGCCGGACGGGGACCACGGGGAGGCGGTGGCCGCCCGGGACCGCCTGCTGGACCACCTGCTGGCCACCGCGTGCACGGCGTTCCAGCACGCCGTGCCGGGCGATCCCGCCGCGGGCGCGCTCGGTCCGGCCCGCTCCCCCGGGGTCCCGCTGACCGGGCGGGACGCGGCCCGGGAGTGGGCGGCGGCGGAGCGGGCGGGTGCGGTGGCGCTGGCGGCCCAGGTCGCGGCGCACGCGGGGGCTTCGGCGGAGGCCACCCTCGCGGGGGCCACCACCACGGGGGCCTCCACGTCGGCGGCCGCCGCACCGGGTCACGGTGCGGCGGGTGGCGGCGGGACGGGCGGGGCGGGCGGGGCGGATGTGCCGGAGGGGGCGGACGGGGCGGCGCTGCGGGCCGCGATCGACCTGCTGATCGCGCTCACCCCGTTCGTACTGACCCCGCCGAGCCGTCAGCTGGCCGCCACCGCCGACGCGCTGGCCGAGGCGGCGGCGCGGCACCGGGACGTCCGGGCCGAGGGGCGGGCGCACTTCCTGCGCGGCAACGTCGCCCTCGCCGCGACCCGGCTGGACGCGGCCGAGGCGGCGGCCCGGCAGGCCTCCGACGCGGCGCGGGCCGCCGGGGACACGGTGATCCTCCGCCAGGCGCTCAACGACCTGGGGCTGATCTGCCAGTTCCTCAGCCGCTACGACGAGGCGGTCGACCACTACGACGAGGCGCTGCTGCTGGCCAACGAGCTGGGGCACCGCTCCGGCGCGCTGGTGACCACGGTGAACGCCGCGCTGGCGCGGGTCCGCAGCGGTCGGGCGGACGAGGCGGTGGCGATCTGCCACGAGGCGCTGGCCGAGCTGCGCACCCGGCAGGACGACCCGGGGCGGGCGTACACCCTGTACGTGCTGGGGCTGGCGCTGCACGCGCTGGGGCGGCACGAGGAGGCGGTCACCTGGTTCGGCGAGTGCCTGACGGTGGCGGTCGGGGCCGGTCTGCGGGACCGGGCGGCGCACGCGCGCTACCGGCTGGCGGACAGTCTGCGCTCGCTCGGCCGGACCGACGAGGCGCTGGAGCACGCCGGGCAGGCGCTGGCGCTCTGCGAGGAGCTGGGGGCGGAACGCGACCAGGCGCAGGCGCTGGTGGTGCTGGGCCGCTCGCTGGCGGACCTCGGACGCGGGGCCGAGGCGGGCGCCAGGCTCCGGCAGGCGTTCGAGATCTTCGGCCGCCTGGGGCTGCCGGAGGCCGCCGAGGTGGCGCGGCTGCTCGCGGAGCCGGCGTTCGCCCTGGTGGATCCGTGA
- the ddaH gene encoding dimethylargininase, which translates to MTRTARPRRYLMCRPTHFEVSYTINPWMDPAKPVDTGLAVAQWERLYELYLELGHRVDLIDPLPGLPDMVYAANGATVVDGRVLGARFRNAERAAEGPAYLEWFRANGFTTHDPEHVNEGEGDLLLTGGHLLAGRGFRSVSAGHAEAQEFLGRPVIGLDLVDPRFYHLDTALSVLDGDEVMYYPGAFSAGSRAVLRRLFPDAVLVEEADAEVFGLNAMSDGLNVVLPEAATGVADRLRERGFRPIGMDLSELFKGGGSVKCCTLEIRP; encoded by the coding sequence ATGACCCGCACCGCCCGCCCGCGCCGCTACCTGATGTGCCGTCCGACCCACTTCGAGGTCAGCTACACGATCAACCCCTGGATGGACCCGGCCAAGCCGGTCGACACCGGCCTCGCCGTCGCCCAGTGGGAGCGGCTGTACGAGCTCTACCTGGAACTCGGCCACCGCGTCGACCTGATCGACCCGCTGCCCGGCCTGCCCGACATGGTGTACGCGGCGAACGGTGCGACCGTCGTCGACGGCCGGGTGCTCGGCGCGCGGTTCCGCAACGCCGAGCGAGCCGCCGAGGGGCCGGCCTACCTGGAGTGGTTCCGCGCCAACGGCTTCACCACGCACGACCCGGAGCACGTCAACGAGGGTGAGGGCGACCTCCTGCTGACGGGCGGCCACCTGCTGGCCGGGCGGGGCTTCCGCAGCGTCTCGGCCGGCCACGCCGAGGCGCAGGAGTTCCTCGGCCGGCCGGTGATCGGCCTGGACCTCGTCGACCCGCGCTTCTACCACCTCGACACCGCGCTGAGCGTGCTCGACGGCGACGAGGTCATGTACTACCCGGGCGCGTTCTCGGCGGGCAGCCGGGCGGTGCTGCGGAGGCTGTTCCCGGACGCGGTGCTGGTGGAGGAGGCGGACGCGGAGGTGTTCGGGCTGAACGCGATGAGCGACGGCCTGAACGTGGTGCTGCCGGAGGCCGCGACCGGGGTCGCCGACCGGCTGCGGGAGCGCGGCTTCCGGCCGATCGGCATGGACCTCTCGGAGCTGTTCAAGGGCGGCGGCAGCGTGAAGTGCTGCACGCTGGAGATCCGCCCGTAG
- a CDS encoding MFS transporter, which yields MTTVSAPPPPVADQPDKGRRNRWGLWAQGDFRKLWIGETTSGLGTAVGNVALALVAVVTLDASPFMVGVLTASAWVPWLFLGLLAGAWVDRWPRLKVMLACDLLLLVLFASVPVAGWFDVLTMGQLVAVALLAGAVKVFFSTAYGAVLPALVAKDDLLEANVKLRSGDSAAEIAGPGLAGLLSQVFGAASGLLADSVTYLVSALCVGTIRVEETPPPVSERRGILKEIGEGVRFLAGDPYLRTLAVFGAVGNLGLNGIQAVQTVFLVRSVGVTPGGIGLVFAVVSVGGLAGAALAGRIARRFGTARGLLLCELVAAPFILLLPLAGEQLPLAASAVAWSVAVCGVIAGNVIAGSFYQSYCPPAMIGRIRASASTVNFSAIPVGALLGGWLGEVLGARTTIWIMAGVLLSAGAVLLASPLRGLRSFPERPASS from the coding sequence ATGACCACTGTCTCCGCCCCGCCGCCGCCCGTGGCGGACCAGCCGGACAAGGGACGCAGGAACCGCTGGGGCCTCTGGGCGCAGGGCGACTTCCGCAAGCTCTGGATCGGTGAGACGACCAGCGGGCTCGGCACCGCCGTCGGCAACGTCGCCCTCGCCCTGGTGGCCGTCGTCACCCTCGACGCCTCGCCGTTCATGGTCGGCGTGCTGACCGCCTCCGCCTGGGTGCCGTGGCTCTTCCTCGGCCTGCTGGCCGGGGCCTGGGTGGACCGCTGGCCCCGGCTCAAGGTGATGCTGGCCTGCGACCTGCTGCTGCTGGTGCTGTTCGCCAGCGTGCCGGTGGCCGGCTGGTTCGACGTCCTGACCATGGGCCAGCTGGTGGCGGTCGCGCTGCTGGCCGGCGCGGTCAAGGTGTTCTTCTCCACCGCGTACGGAGCCGTGCTGCCCGCCCTGGTCGCCAAGGACGACCTGCTGGAGGCCAACGTCAAGCTGCGCTCCGGGGACTCGGCGGCGGAGATCGCCGGGCCCGGCCTGGCCGGCCTGCTCTCCCAGGTGTTCGGAGCGGCCAGCGGGCTGCTCGCCGACTCGGTCACCTACCTGGTGTCGGCGCTCTGCGTGGGCACCATCCGGGTCGAGGAGACCCCGCCGCCGGTCTCCGAGCGGCGCGGCATCCTGAAGGAGATCGGCGAGGGCGTCCGCTTCCTGGCGGGCGACCCGTACCTGCGGACGCTGGCGGTCTTCGGCGCCGTCGGCAACCTCGGGCTGAACGGCATCCAGGCGGTGCAGACGGTCTTCCTGGTCCGCAGCGTGGGGGTGACGCCCGGCGGGATCGGCCTGGTCTTCGCGGTGGTGTCGGTCGGCGGCCTGGCCGGTGCGGCGCTGGCGGGCCGGATCGCCCGGCGGTTCGGCACGGCGCGCGGGCTGCTGCTCTGCGAGCTGGTCGCCGCGCCGTTCATCCTGCTGCTGCCGCTGGCCGGTGAGCAGCTGCCGCTGGCGGCGAGTGCCGTCGCCTGGTCGGTCGCGGTCTGCGGCGTGATCGCCGGGAACGTCATCGCCGGGAGCTTCTACCAGTCGTACTGCCCGCCGGCGATGATCGGCCGGATCCGGGCCAGCGCCTCGACCGTCAACTTCAGCGCCATCCCGGTGGGCGCCCTGCTCGGCGGCTGGCTGGGCGAGGTGCTCGGCGCCCGCACCACCATCTGGATCATGGCGGGCGTGCTGCTGTCGGCCGGTGCGGTGCTGCTGGCCAGCCCGTTGCGCGGCCTGCGGAGCTTCCCCGAGCGGCCGGCCTCCTCCTGA